A window from Actinomycetes bacterium encodes these proteins:
- a CDS encoding PKD domain-containing protein, with translation MRSKFLVLTCLLSAVVLVSAACTTPSNNVNTPPTAVLTASPDSGGPPLEVFFSGLLSSDPGGTITDYHWDFGDGNVSTDPEPSNTYTADGVYTVTLTVTDDKGATGVDTTDITVVTPNAPPTTTAGADVTSGVEPLTVNFTSSPADSDGTVLSVEWDFGDGNTSTDTDPSHTYATAGLYSAVVTVTDDDGAIASDSIDITVNANQAPTAVATSDVTSGKTPLAVTFDGSGSSDPDNAIVSYAWDFGDGNSDTGATPAAHTYTAAGNYTASLTVTDTLGGFNTDTVNVTVSDNVAPLADAQATPTSGEFPLAVTFDGSGSSDSDGSILSYSWDFGDGNSATGATPAAHTYTAAGSYDAVLTVTDDNSAIGTDTVTISVDAPNVAPTAAISSDTTSGPEDLEVNFDGTGSTDSDGTIVSYAWDFGDGGSSNAAAPTYTYLTPGTYTASLTVTDDDSATDSKSVSITVLANQAPNAAASANPLTGKEDLEVDFDGTGSTDPDGTIVSYAWDFGDGNNGTGATPTHTYVDDGTYTATLTVTDEDAATDDASVTITVNPNTPPTAAISANPTSGARPLVVNFDSSASSDPDGTIVSTEWDFGDGNTSTAAAPSHTYSEGNYTATLTVHDDSGDSASKTVGISVVIDDDGDGVSPPTDCDDNASGTYPGAADPLDAGGVDSNCDGADGDASDTLFVSTTGTDSGSCGAIGSPCATIGQGVTNASGIGKGVVQVSNGAFGGFTLTGDLVVRGGYETDFDGRTGTTTVTGSGTGVLASGTSTGATLQDLAVDSGTPTGAGASAYGVLATGSTLLIVDSTVTAAAGNAGNSGGSKPSTPGNACNGGNGANASGPGSPGNGGSGCSGTSPSNSGGGGRGGDYSGSGNGGGSGGGGAGGGNGGCGSLFGCGTNAGGGGGGAGGGAGSAGSAGSNSVSGSGATYVGQNGTGGGGGARGAGAGGGGGGKSASASGGGGGGGGAGGTGGTAGSGGGSYGGGSFGVYSHDSNVTLTNSTVTAGNGGNGGAGQAGGNGGRGGNGGNGGTRSCCLAGGGGGGGAGGGGGAGSGAGGGAGGPSIAVFNIGTGTLAESGNTLAPGTSSGSGGSGGSGGSGGSAGSTGSGTQGAGGGGTGNGGSTGNGAASGANGLKLSIWDNGTTTA, from the coding sequence ATGCGTAGCAAGTTCCTTGTACTCACGTGCCTGTTGTCGGCCGTCGTGCTGGTCTCTGCGGCCTGCACGACTCCATCCAACAACGTCAACACGCCGCCCACGGCCGTGCTGACTGCGTCACCCGATTCGGGAGGGCCCCCTCTCGAGGTGTTCTTCTCGGGGCTGCTCAGCAGCGACCCCGGCGGCACCATCACCGACTACCACTGGGACTTCGGTGACGGCAACGTCTCCACCGACCCTGAGCCCTCCAACACCTACACAGCCGACGGCGTCTACACGGTCACCCTCACGGTGACCGATGACAAGGGTGCAACCGGCGTCGACACCACAGACATCACGGTGGTCACGCCCAACGCCCCGCCGACCACGACCGCCGGCGCCGACGTCACCTCGGGCGTCGAGCCGCTCACGGTCAACTTCACCTCGTCTCCGGCTGACTCCGACGGCACTGTCCTCTCGGTCGAGTGGGACTTCGGTGACGGCAACACCTCGACCGACACCGACCCGAGCCACACCTACGCGACCGCCGGGTTGTACAGCGCCGTGGTGACGGTGACCGACGACGATGGAGCCATCGCATCGGACTCCATCGACATCACGGTCAACGCCAACCAGGCCCCCACCGCTGTTGCCACCTCGGACGTGACCTCGGGCAAGACCCCGCTCGCAGTCACCTTCGACGGCTCCGGCTCGAGTGACCCCGATAACGCGATCGTCAGCTACGCATGGGACTTCGGTGACGGCAACTCCGACACCGGCGCAACCCCGGCAGCGCACACCTACACCGCAGCCGGCAACTACACGGCGAGCCTCACGGTCACCGACACGCTCGGGGGGTTCAACACCGACACCGTCAACGTCACGGTCTCGGACAACGTGGCTCCACTGGCCGACGCCCAGGCGACGCCTACCTCGGGTGAGTTCCCGCTGGCCGTCACTTTCGACGGCTCCGGCTCGTCTGACTCCGACGGCTCCATCCTGAGCTACAGCTGGGACTTCGGCGACGGCAACTCCGCCACCGGCGCAACTCCGGCCGCTCACACGTACACCGCTGCGGGCAGCTACGACGCTGTTCTCACCGTGACCGACGACAACAGCGCCATCGGCACCGACACAGTCACGATCTCGGTGGACGCGCCCAACGTGGCCCCGACGGCCGCCATCAGCTCGGACACCACCTCTGGTCCGGAGGACCTCGAGGTGAACTTCGACGGCACGGGCTCGACCGATTCCGACGGAACCATCGTCAGCTACGCGTGGGACTTCGGTGACGGAGGCTCCTCCAACGCCGCTGCCCCGACCTACACGTACTTGACGCCGGGCACCTACACGGCGTCTCTCACCGTCACCGACGATGACAGCGCAACCGACTCCAAATCGGTGTCGATCACCGTCCTTGCCAACCAGGCCCCGAACGCGGCGGCGAGCGCCAACCCGCTCACCGGCAAGGAGGACCTGGAGGTCGACTTCGACGGCACGGGCTCGACCGATCCCGACGGAACCATCGTCAGCTACGCATGGGACTTCGGTGACGGCAACAACGGCACCGGTGCCACGCCGACGCACACCTACGTCGACGACGGCACCTACACGGCCACTCTGACGGTCACCGACGAGGACGCAGCGACCGACGATGCCTCGGTGACGATCACGGTCAACCCCAACACGCCGCCCACTGCGGCAATCTCGGCGAACCCCACGAGCGGCGCACGCCCGCTGGTGGTCAACTTCGACTCGTCTGCCTCATCGGATCCCGACGGCACGATCGTGTCGACCGAATGGGACTTCGGTGATGGCAACACGTCGACCGCCGCAGCTCCCAGCCACACGTACTCGGAGGGCAACTACACAGCGACGCTGACCGTCCACGACGACAGCGGGGACAGCGCCTCCAAGACAGTGGGCATCTCCGTGGTCATCGACGACGACGGCGACGGCGTGTCGCCTCCCACGGACTGTGACGACAACGCCTCGGGCACCTACCCGGGTGCTGCCGACCCGCTGGATGCCGGCGGTGTCGACAGCAACTGTGACGGTGCCGACGGTGACGCCTCGGACACGCTGTTCGTGAGCACCACTGGCACCGACTCGGGTTCCTGTGGTGCCATCGGCTCTCCCTGCGCAACGATCGGCCAGGGCGTCACCAACGCAAGCGGCATCGGCAAGGGCGTTGTGCAGGTGTCCAACGGTGCGTTCGGCGGCTTCACCCTCACGGGTGACCTGGTCGTCCGCGGCGGCTACGAGACCGACTTCGACGGCCGGACCGGCACGACCACGGTGACTGGCAGCGGGACGGGCGTGCTCGCCAGTGGCACCAGCACCGGTGCCACCCTCCAGGACCTCGCGGTCGACTCGGGAACCCCAACCGGTGCGGGAGCGAGCGCCTACGGCGTGCTTGCGACCGGATCCACCCTGTTGATCGTGGACTCCACGGTTACCGCGGCGGCCGGCAACGCCGGCAACTCGGGCGGCTCGAAGCCGTCTACGCCGGGCAACGCCTGCAACGGTGGCAACGGCGCCAACGCCAGCGGCCCGGGCTCGCCCGGCAACGGAGGCTCCGGCTGCTCCGGAACCTCGCCGAGCAACTCCGGTGGCGGCGGCCGCGGTGGTGACTACAGCGGCTCCGGCAACGGCGGTGGCTCCGGTGGCGGTGGCGCCGGTGGCGGCAACGGCGGCTGCGGCAGCCTCTTCGGTTGCGGTACCAACGCCGGTGGCGGTGGCGGCGGCGCCGGTGGTGGCGCAGGATCGGCCGGTTCCGCAGGCTCGAACAGCGTCTCCGGCTCCGGTGCGACCTACGTCGGCCAGAACGGCACCGGCGGTGGTGGCGGCGCCCGCGGCGCCGGCGCCGGCGGCGGTGGTGGCGGCAAGTCCGCCTCGGCCTCCGGTGGTGGCGGTGGTGGCGGTGGTGCCGGTGGCACCGGCGGTACCGCTGGCTCCGGCGGTGGCAGCTACGGCGGTGGCTCCTTCGGTGTCTACTCCCACGACTCCAACGTGACCCTCACCAACAGCACGGTTACCGCCGGCAATGGTGGCAACGGTGGCGCCGGCCAGGCCGGTGGCAACGGCGGCCGCGGCGGCAACGGCGGCAACGGCGGTACCAGGTCCTGCTGCCTCGCAGGCGGCGGTGGCGGTGGCGGTGCCGGCGGTGGTGGTGGCGCCGGTAGTGGCGCCGGTGGTGGCGCCGGTGGCCCGTCGATCGCCGTGTTCAACATCGGCACGGGCACCCTTGCCGAGTCTGGCAACACCCTCGCACCAGGCACGAGCTCCGGTTCCGGAGGCTCGGGCGGATCCGGAGGCTCCGGTGGCTCGGCGGGCTCGACCGGGTCCGGCACCCAGGGTGCCGGCGGTGGAGGCACTGGCAACGGTGGCTCCACCGGCAACGGCGCAGCTTCAGGTGCCAACGGACTGAAGCTGTCGATCTGGGACAACGGCACCACCACTGCCTGA
- a CDS encoding enoyl-CoA hydratase/isomerase family protein: MSSDDDALLVEQDGGVLTLTNVDPPRNRMTFAYMNALEEAVNRAATDPSVRAIVFTAAGDEHFSVGMDLKQLVSAGNEHGAFDEILDQRRRVLGMIESMEKPSIATLFGYCLGGGLELPLACHFRLAADHGARIGLPELDLGTVPAWGGTARLTRTVGRANALDMMLRVRKIDGMQALDIGLVHEVHPMDELKSAARALAEELAALPPVAVAGVLRCVVGAGDAPLEEALDIEREAVNACNGTEDLIEGMQAFMQKRKPVFRGR, from the coding sequence ATGAGTTCAGATGATGACGCTCTCCTGGTCGAACAGGACGGTGGGGTCCTGACCCTCACCAACGTCGATCCTCCGCGCAACCGGATGACGTTCGCCTATATGAACGCGCTCGAAGAGGCCGTCAACCGCGCCGCCACCGACCCATCGGTGCGCGCGATCGTGTTCACCGCTGCCGGCGACGAGCACTTCTCGGTGGGCATGGACCTCAAGCAGCTCGTGAGCGCCGGCAACGAGCACGGCGCGTTCGACGAGATCCTCGACCAACGCCGAAGGGTCCTCGGCATGATCGAGTCGATGGAGAAGCCCTCCATCGCCACGCTCTTCGGCTACTGCCTGGGCGGCGGGCTCGAGCTGCCGCTTGCCTGCCACTTCCGCCTCGCAGCTGATCACGGAGCGCGCATCGGCCTGCCGGAGCTCGACCTCGGCACCGTGCCCGCATGGGGCGGCACCGCGCGCCTCACGCGCACCGTGGGCCGCGCCAACGCCCTCGACATGATGCTGCGGGTGCGCAAGATCGACGGGATGCAGGCACTCGACATCGGCCTCGTGCACGAGGTGCATCCAATGGACGAACTGAAGTCCGCTGCCAGGGCCCTGGCCGAGGAACTGGCGGCGCTCCCACCGGTCGCTGTCGCCGGGGTGCTGCGCTGCGTCGTCGGAGCGGGTGACGCTCCACTGGAGGAGGCCCTCGACATCGAGCGCGAGGCCGTAAATGCCTGCAACGGCACCGAGGACCTGATCGAAGGCATGCAGGCATTCATGCAGAAGCGCAAGCCTGTGTTCCGCGGCCGGTGA